The proteins below are encoded in one region of Struthio camelus isolate bStrCam1 chromosome 11, bStrCam1.hap1, whole genome shotgun sequence:
- the LOC104150951 gene encoding protein shisa-1-like, whose translation MARGLLMVLLLAALQGSPGWAGEYCHGGAGSPQDSGGGFQCPERHDGPEAAFCCGSCRLRYCCASRAARLDQGLCPGTLPPPGPRPPAPVPVYLPFLLVGSVFVAFVVGGIFVGICCCKCLKSQGEEQQRGLAPGQTWLLEPDLPSRLPSSSCATRSSLGSSPQMSHTCMNPSPSLPVIRFTEDALFLNAPPTSGRFLHPSHTGHGIPADHTAVTPASFLKRTVYGHSANASTISAAHGDQKMYLGVSCLRR comes from the exons ATGGCCAGAGGGCTCCTCATGGTGCTGCTGCTTGCGGCCCTGCAGGGCAGCCCAGGCTGGGCTGGCGAGTACTGCCacggcggggccggcagcccaCAGGACAGCGGCGGTGGCTTCCAGTGCCCCGAGCGCCATGATGGCCCCGAGGCTGCGTTCTGCTGCGGCTCTTGCCGCTTGCGCTACTGCTGCGCCTCCCGCGCGGCCCGCCTCGACCAGGGCCTGTGCCCGGGCAccctgccgccgcccggcccccggcctccCGCCCCAG TGCCCGTGTACCTGCCATTCCTTCTGGTTGGATCTGTATTTGTGGCATTTGTTGTTGGTGGCATCTTTGTTGGAATTTGCTGCTGCAAATGCTTAAAATCCCAGGGCGAGGAGCAGCAAAGGGGACTTGCACCTGGCCAGACCTGGCTACTAGAACCTGATCTTCCTTCTCGGCTCCCCAGTTCTAGTTGTGCCACCAGAAGCTCCCTGGGTAGCAGTCCTCAGATGAGCCACACCTGCATGAATCCTTCTCCATCCCTTCCTGTCATTAGGTTCACTGAAGATGCTCTATTCTTAAATGCTCCGCCTACCAGTGGCAGATTCTTGCACCCTTCACACACTGGCCATGGCATACCAGCTGATCACACTGCAGTGACTCCAGCATCCTTCCTGAAAAGGACAGTTTATGGACACAGTGCTAATGCATCCACTATTAGCGCAGCACATGGGGACCAGAAGATGTACTTGGGAGTTTCATGTTTGAGAAGATGA